From the Streptomyces pluripotens genome, one window contains:
- a CDS encoding NAD(+) synthase — MNFWSIYQHGFARVAACTGHTVIADPHANAEAVLRQARQCAQDGVAVAVFPELGLCGYSIEDLLLQDALLDEVERAVRSVAAGSAELLPVLVVGAPLRHRNRIYNCAVIVHHGRVLGVVPKSYPPNYREFYERRQIASGDDERGGTIRICGETVPFGVDLLFEAADVPGLVLHAEVCEDMWVPVPPSAEAALAGATILANLSGSPITVGRAEDRRLMCRSGSSRCLAAYVYAAAGLGESTTDLSWDGQTMIYENGALLAESERFPLGDQYAVADVDLDLLRQERQRVGSFDDNRRTHGARTGDFRTVSFALDPPTTDLGLRRRVERFPFVPADPDRLALDCYEAYNIQVAGLQQRLAAIGDPKVVIGVSGGLDSTHALIVAARAMDRAGRPRSDILAFTLPGFATSDHTKDNAHRLMRALGVTPAELDITPTAQLMLQEIGHPFAAGEPVYDVTFENVQAGLRTDYLFRLANQRGGIVLGTGDLSELALGWSTYGVGDQMSHYNVNSGVPKTLIQHLIRWVIGSGQFDEETGRILVAILDTEISPELVPGEELQSTESKIGPYALHDFTLFHVLRYGFRPSKIAFLAWHAWHAPDTGAWPPGFPEAKRVAYDLAEIRHWLEVFCRRFFAFSQFKRSAMPNGPKVSAGGSLSPRGDWRAPSDGNARAWLRDLERFGPDGADTAP, encoded by the coding sequence TTGAACTTCTGGTCGATCTATCAGCACGGCTTCGCGCGCGTCGCCGCGTGCACGGGCCACACCGTCATCGCCGACCCGCACGCCAACGCCGAAGCGGTCCTGCGCCAGGCGCGGCAGTGCGCGCAGGACGGGGTCGCCGTCGCCGTCTTCCCCGAGCTGGGCCTGTGCGGCTACTCGATCGAGGACCTGCTGCTGCAGGACGCGCTGCTGGACGAGGTCGAACGGGCGGTCCGGTCGGTGGCGGCCGGGTCGGCGGAGCTGCTGCCGGTGCTGGTCGTCGGAGCCCCGCTGCGCCACCGCAACCGGATCTACAACTGCGCGGTGATCGTGCACCACGGTCGCGTCCTCGGCGTCGTACCCAAGTCGTACCCACCGAACTACCGCGAGTTCTACGAGCGCCGGCAGATCGCCTCGGGCGACGACGAGCGTGGCGGGACCATCCGGATCTGCGGCGAGACCGTACCGTTCGGCGTGGACCTGCTCTTCGAGGCGGCGGACGTGCCCGGACTCGTGCTGCACGCGGAGGTGTGCGAGGACATGTGGGTCCCGGTGCCGCCGAGCGCCGAGGCGGCACTGGCCGGCGCGACCATCCTCGCCAACCTCTCCGGCAGCCCGATCACGGTCGGACGGGCCGAGGACCGCAGGCTGATGTGCCGTTCGGGATCCTCCCGCTGCCTCGCCGCCTACGTCTACGCGGCGGCCGGCCTCGGCGAGTCGACCACCGACCTGTCCTGGGACGGACAGACCATGATCTACGAGAACGGTGCGCTGCTGGCCGAGAGCGAGCGCTTCCCGCTCGGCGACCAGTACGCGGTGGCCGACGTCGATCTGGACCTGCTGCGGCAGGAGCGGCAGCGGGTGGGCTCGTTCGACGACAACCGCCGTACCCACGGAGCACGCACCGGCGATTTCCGGACGGTCTCCTTCGCACTCGACCCGCCCACCACCGACCTGGGACTGCGCCGCCGTGTCGAACGCTTCCCGTTCGTGCCCGCCGACCCCGACCGGCTCGCCCTGGACTGCTACGAGGCCTACAACATCCAGGTCGCCGGGCTGCAGCAGCGGCTGGCGGCGATCGGCGACCCGAAGGTGGTCATCGGCGTCTCCGGCGGCCTCGACTCCACGCACGCGCTGATCGTCGCCGCCCGGGCCATGGACCGCGCCGGACGGCCGCGCAGTGACATCCTGGCCTTCACCCTGCCCGGCTTCGCCACCAGCGACCACACCAAGGACAACGCCCACCGGCTGATGCGCGCGCTCGGCGTCACCCCGGCGGAGCTGGACATCACGCCGACCGCGCAGCTGATGCTGCAGGAGATCGGGCACCCGTTCGCCGCCGGTGAGCCGGTGTACGACGTCACCTTCGAGAACGTCCAGGCCGGCCTGCGCACCGACTACCTGTTCCGGCTGGCGAACCAGCGCGGCGGCATCGTGCTCGGCACCGGCGACCTCTCGGAGCTGGCACTCGGCTGGTCCACGTACGGCGTCGGCGACCAGATGAGCCACTACAACGTGAACTCCGGAGTACCGAAGACGCTGATCCAGCACCTGATCCGCTGGGTCATCGGCAGCGGCCAGTTCGACGAGGAGACCGGCCGGATCCTGGTCGCCATCCTGGACACCGAGATCAGTCCCGAGCTGGTGCCGGGCGAGGAGCTCCAGTCCACCGAGTCGAAGATCGGCCCGTACGCACTGCACGACTTCACGCTCTTCCACGTGCTGCGCTACGGCTTTCGGCCGTCGAAGATCGCCTTCCTGGCCTGGCACGCCTGGCACGCCCCGGACACGGGCGCCTGGCCGCCCGGGTTCCCCGAGGCGAAGCGGGTCGCCTACGACCTGGCGGAGATCCGGCACTGGCTGGAGGTCTTCTGCCGTCGATTCTTCGCGTTCTCGCAGTTCAAGCGCTCGGCCATGCCCAACGGCCCGAAGGTCTCGGCCGGCGGTTCGCTCTCGCCGCGCGGCGACTGGCGAGCCCCCTCCGACGGCAACGCCCGGGCCTGGCTGCGGGACCTGGAGCGCTTCGGTCCCGACGGCGCGGACACCGCACCCTAG
- a CDS encoding rhodanese-like domain-containing protein yields the protein MSLFRRSRTGSERVTAQDAAARTGHGGDATLLDVREPYEWQAGHAPDAVHVPLSALAAGAGLPGTAQARPVVVICRSGNRSRRAARLLQARGVEAVDVIGGMQDWAAAGLPVVDARGRNGSVA from the coding sequence ATGAGCCTCTTCCGGCGCAGCAGGACCGGCTCCGAACGGGTGACCGCGCAGGATGCCGCGGCCCGCACCGGGCATGGCGGCGACGCCACGCTGCTCGACGTGCGTGAGCCCTATGAGTGGCAGGCGGGGCACGCTCCCGACGCCGTGCACGTACCCCTGTCGGCTCTGGCCGCGGGCGCCGGGCTGCCCGGCACAGCGCAGGCGCGGCCCGTAGTGGTGATCTGCCGCTCGGGCAACCGTTCCCGGCGGGCAGCCCGACTGCTGCAGGCCAGGGGCGTCGAAGCCGTCGACGTCATCGGTGGCATGCAGGACTGGGCCGCCGCCGGACTCCCGGTCGTCGACGCACGCGGCAGGAACGGATCCGTCGCGTGA
- a CDS encoding membrane protein, giving the protein MNASEYVCRPRSKRSLWFVVGLGVAGALTAGAAFGYRGGLPAWWGLVGLVAVVVGAVALYQVTARVAADAYGVHSWTLLRRRSVPWHDIAELLVRVKTLPRGGETRRVVLAMRDGRRRTLPQPASSTPGDEHFATQLSGLREVHRRHGGTEPGRLRVVTDDAAGSGWVSRLCASLLLLAAAGAVAFAVPGASAYERQYQVAQPCAAGLQPTGARPCLRTVPAVITRTEPHLPKRQSWLYFAGGGPSDRLAVSREAAEAFRAGDRVELTVFRGEVMKVAGERYVWTGHVITGGSLAVFAAGLVLLAGLPGAQVLRRLRGRRLPDDERLPSALPFTGVLAGTAVWLLPLCYLHPTTPLGSAQTITWWAVGSLVTAGLLTWAWHVTRIRVPGESAPTRRPEAEDAADGDVFLAARFLEDTDYNPYGFGTHIVLGNEGPAVTPHPGPGRFGAKSVPVERLTVKNVRRARGADGDGVPGDWHVAELDDAGTPVRLAAAPDDLARIIHALALAKA; this is encoded by the coding sequence ATGAACGCCTCGGAATATGTCTGCCGTCCCCGCTCGAAGCGCAGCCTCTGGTTCGTCGTGGGACTCGGGGTGGCCGGGGCGCTCACCGCCGGGGCGGCGTTCGGGTACCGGGGCGGTCTTCCTGCCTGGTGGGGGCTCGTCGGTTTGGTGGCGGTGGTGGTGGGTGCCGTGGCGTTGTACCAGGTGACCGCCCGGGTGGCTGCCGACGCGTACGGCGTGCACTCCTGGACACTGCTGCGCCGCCGCAGCGTGCCGTGGCATGACATCGCGGAACTGCTCGTCCGTGTGAAGACCCTGCCCCGGGGCGGTGAGACCCGCCGGGTCGTCCTGGCGATGCGGGACGGGCGCAGGCGGACGCTGCCGCAGCCGGCGAGCTCGACGCCGGGCGACGAACACTTCGCCACGCAGCTGTCCGGCCTGCGCGAGGTCCACCGCCGCCACGGCGGTACGGAGCCGGGCCGGCTCCGCGTCGTCACCGATGACGCGGCGGGCAGCGGCTGGGTGAGCCGGCTGTGCGCGTCCCTGCTGCTGCTCGCGGCTGCGGGTGCGGTCGCGTTCGCGGTGCCGGGTGCCTCGGCGTACGAGCGGCAGTACCAGGTGGCGCAGCCGTGTGCGGCCGGGCTGCAGCCGACCGGGGCCCGGCCCTGTCTGCGCACCGTACCGGCGGTGATCACACGGACCGAGCCGCACCTGCCGAAGCGGCAGAGCTGGCTGTACTTCGCCGGCGGCGGGCCCTCGGACCGGCTGGCCGTGTCCCGTGAGGCCGCCGAGGCGTTCCGGGCCGGTGACCGGGTCGAGCTGACCGTCTTCCGGGGCGAGGTGATGAAGGTCGCCGGAGAGCGCTACGTCTGGACGGGGCACGTCATCACCGGGGGGAGCTTGGCCGTCTTCGCGGCGGGTCTGGTCCTGCTCGCGGGGCTTCCCGGGGCCCAGGTGCTGCGGCGGTTGCGCGGGCGCCGACTGCCCGACGACGAGCGGCTGCCGTCGGCCCTGCCGTTCACGGGTGTCCTCGCCGGCACCGCCGTCTGGCTGCTGCCGCTGTGCTACCTGCACCCCACGACCCCGCTGGGCTCCGCACAGACGATCACCTGGTGGGCCGTCGGCTCGCTGGTCACCGCCGGCCTGTTGACCTGGGCCTGGCACGTCACCCGGATCCGCGTGCCGGGCGAGTCCGCGCCGACCCGGCGGCCGGAAGCGGAGGACGCGGCGGACGGTGACGTGTTCCTGGCCGCCCGTTTCCTGGAGGACACCGACTACAACCCCTATGGCTTCGGCACCCACATCGTCCTCGGCAACGAGGGGCCCGCAGTGACACCCCACCCGGGGCCGGGCCGGTTCGGGGCGAAGTCGGTTCCGGTGGAGCGGCTCACGGTGAAGAACGTACGGCGTGCCCGGGGTGCCGACGGCGACGGCGTTCCCGGTGACTGGCACGTCGCCGAACTGGACGACGCCGGCACGCCGGTCCGCCTGGCCGCGGCCCCCGACGACCTGGCGCGCATCATCCACGCACTGGCGCTCGCGAAGGCGTGA
- a CDS encoding MFS transporter has product MANRMSPHGSRSRWSTLLTAERPRPEAIRSRPNGWWLAVGTVCFGAFMGQLDASIVTLTYGSLRTGFHARLAAVEWVSLAYLLTLVALLVPAGRLADAHGRKLLYLYGFAVFTLASAACGFAPSLAVLVVFRVVQAAGAAMMQANSVALVTTSAPRERMRSALGVQAAAQALGLALGPTVGGVLVSALDWRWVFWVNVPVGVVALVGGHYLLPRTRARTEVACFDWVGLGLLSVATTSALLGVSAASGLAVPGWGVALLFAVAAWAGRGFVRRQRRAVAPLLDLALLRTRAVAFGLVGALSGYLVLFGPLVLVPVVLSAQGSSELTAGLVLTALPAGFGLAAAGGDRLLPRRLSDRGRCLAGAAVFALALAALLVVPLTTVWLVPVLAGAGLGLGTFTPANNAMIMGAIPARSSGTGGGLVNMTRGLGTALGVALVTLALHLAGGAGVRTGAHWAAVILVSASAVAVVSAWLSPRTDPV; this is encoded by the coding sequence ATGGCCAACCGCATGAGTCCGCACGGGTCCAGGAGCCGCTGGTCCACCCTGCTCACCGCGGAGCGGCCCCGCCCCGAGGCGATCCGGTCCCGGCCGAACGGCTGGTGGCTGGCCGTGGGGACGGTGTGCTTCGGCGCGTTCATGGGGCAGCTGGACGCCAGCATCGTGACGCTGACCTACGGCAGCCTGCGCACCGGGTTCCACGCCCGCCTGGCCGCCGTGGAGTGGGTGTCGCTGGCGTACCTGCTGACCCTGGTGGCGCTGCTGGTGCCGGCCGGCCGGCTGGCCGACGCCCACGGCCGCAAGCTGCTGTACCTGTACGGATTCGCCGTCTTCACACTGGCCTCCGCCGCTTGCGGCTTCGCTCCCTCGCTGGCGGTGCTCGTGGTGTTCCGTGTGGTCCAGGCGGCCGGGGCGGCCATGATGCAGGCCAACAGCGTGGCTCTGGTGACCACCAGTGCCCCGCGTGAGCGGATGCGCAGCGCGCTCGGCGTGCAGGCCGCCGCCCAGGCGCTCGGACTGGCGCTGGGTCCGACCGTCGGCGGGGTCTTGGTGTCCGCGCTGGACTGGCGGTGGGTGTTCTGGGTGAACGTCCCGGTCGGTGTGGTGGCACTGGTGGGCGGGCACTATCTGCTGCCGCGCACCCGGGCCCGGACGGAGGTCGCGTGCTTCGACTGGGTTGGCCTGGGGTTGCTTTCCGTGGCGACCACCAGTGCTCTGCTGGGTGTGTCCGCCGCCTCCGGGCTGGCCGTGCCCGGCTGGGGTGTGGCGCTGCTGTTCGCGGTGGCGGCCTGGGCCGGCCGGGGTTTCGTGCGGCGGCAGCGACGGGCCGTCGCCCCGTTGCTGGATCTGGCCCTGCTGCGCACCCGGGCGGTGGCGTTCGGGCTGGTCGGGGCGCTGAGTGGCTACCTGGTGCTGTTCGGGCCGCTGGTGCTGGTGCCGGTCGTGCTCTCCGCGCAGGGCAGCTCCGAGCTGACCGCCGGGCTGGTGCTGACGGCGTTGCCGGCCGGGTTCGGGTTGGCCGCGGCCGGCGGGGACCGGTTGCTGCCGCGCCGCCTCTCGGACCGCGGGCGATGTCTGGCCGGGGCCGCCGTTTTCGCTCTCGCCCTGGCCGCCCTGCTGGTCGTCCCGCTGACCACCGTCTGGCTGGTGCCGGTGCTGGCGGGTGCGGGGCTCGGCCTGGGGACGTTCACGCCGGCCAACAACGCCATGATCATGGGTGCGATACCCGCCCGGTCCTCCGGTACGGGCGGTGGCCTGGTCAACATGACGCGTGGTCTGGGGACGGCGCTCGGAGTCGCCCTGGTGACCCTCGCGTTGCATCTGGCGGGGGGTGCAGGGGTGCGGACCGGGGCCCATTGGGCCGCCGTCATCCTGGTGTCGGCCTCGGCCGTCGCGGTCGTGTCGGCGTGGCTGAGCCCCCGCACGGACCCGGTGTGA
- the trxA gene encoding thioredoxin has protein sequence MATVELTKENFEETLTGSDIVLIDFWAAWCGPCRMFGPVYEQAAQRHPGIVFGKVDTEAQPELAAAFRISSIPTLMAVRERTVLYAQPGALPPQALEELIAEIRSVDMGDLRRRAAEGAAEQG, from the coding sequence ATGGCGACCGTCGAACTGACCAAAGAGAACTTCGAGGAGACTCTCACCGGCTCCGACATCGTGTTGATCGACTTCTGGGCCGCCTGGTGCGGTCCGTGCCGGATGTTCGGGCCGGTCTACGAGCAGGCCGCCCAGCGGCATCCGGGCATCGTCTTCGGCAAGGTCGACACCGAGGCGCAGCCCGAACTCGCTGCCGCCTTCCGGATCTCCTCCATCCCCACCCTCATGGCTGTCCGGGAGCGGACCGTTCTGTACGCCCAGCCGGGCGCGCTGCCGCCGCAGGCCCTGGAGGAGCTGATCGCCGAGATCCGGTCCGTCGACATGGGTGACCTGCGTCGGCGGGCTGCCGAGGGCGCGGCGGAACAGGGCTGA
- a CDS encoding sulfite exporter TauE/SafE family protein, producing MSAVILALLAGAVIGLALGGLGGGGSVLAVPALIYLLGFTPVAATTASLVIVTVTSATALSAHARDGNVRWRAGLLFAAAGIGPAMLGSALAGQLPAAWLTVAFALLAGAASIRMLRPRPTAGPAAPVRPGRAAAAGAGLGAVTGVLGVGGGFLAVPALVNVLGMRIREAVGTSLLVITVNSVAALAMRAGTADGLNWALIGPFAGAAILGAWDGKRLSAKLSGQTLQRVFALVLLAVAGFMLVDTVA from the coding sequence GTGAGCGCTGTGATACTCGCCCTGCTCGCCGGTGCCGTCATCGGGCTGGCACTCGGCGGGCTCGGCGGCGGCGGCAGTGTCCTGGCCGTGCCCGCCCTGATCTACCTGCTGGGTTTCACCCCGGTCGCGGCCACCACCGCGAGCCTGGTCATCGTCACCGTCACCTCCGCGACAGCACTGTCCGCGCACGCCCGCGACGGTAACGTCCGTTGGCGTGCAGGGCTGCTGTTCGCGGCGGCGGGAATCGGTCCGGCGATGCTCGGCAGCGCGCTCGCCGGGCAACTGCCGGCGGCTTGGCTCACCGTGGCCTTCGCCCTGCTCGCGGGTGCTGCCTCGATACGCATGCTCCGACCCCGCCCAACGGCCGGCCCTGCCGCGCCGGTGCGGCCGGGCCGGGCGGCGGCGGCCGGCGCCGGACTGGGCGCGGTCACCGGCGTCCTCGGTGTCGGTGGTGGCTTCCTCGCCGTCCCCGCGCTGGTCAACGTCCTCGGTATGCGCATACGGGAAGCAGTGGGCACCAGCCTGCTGGTGATCACCGTCAACTCGGTGGCCGCCCTGGCCATGCGTGCCGGTACGGCCGACGGCCTGAACTGGGCCCTGATAGGCCCGTTCGCCGGTGCGGCGATCCTGGGCGCGTGGGACGGCAAGCGCCTGTCGGCGAAGCTGTCCGGGCAGACGCTGCAGCGGGTCTTCGCTCTGGTCCTCCTGGCGGTGGCCGGCTTCATGCTGGTCGACACGGTGGCCTGA
- a CDS encoding metal-sensitive transcriptional regulator, giving the protein MELELEGESLKAVLNRLRRAQGQISGVIRMIEEGRDCEDVVTQLAAASRALDRAGFAIIATGLQQCVADIESGRKNGEDTEEMRARLEKLFLSLA; this is encoded by the coding sequence GTGGAACTGGAGCTTGAGGGTGAGTCCCTGAAAGCCGTGCTGAACCGGCTTCGGCGGGCGCAGGGCCAGATCTCCGGGGTGATCCGGATGATCGAGGAAGGCCGGGACTGCGAGGACGTCGTCACACAGCTGGCCGCCGCCTCGCGGGCGCTGGACCGCGCCGGTTTCGCGATCATCGCCACCGGTCTGCAGCAGTGTGTGGCGGACATCGAGTCCGGCCGGAAGAACGGCGAGGACACCGAAGAGATGCGCGCCCGGCTGGAGAAGTTGTTCCTGTCGTTGGCGTGA
- a CDS encoding rhodanese-like domain-containing protein: MTPHPTPIAFETDQARERLHEFTVVDVRTPGEYASGHLPGALNIPLDQIRRALPELQHAADHGGLLVVCASGARSENACKLLREQGIPAATLVGGTGAWAAQGHDLHQPAACDTRARWSMERQVRFTAGAVVLLGLLLGFLVHPAFQILSAGIAGGLVFSAVTDTCGMAAMLGKLPHNRPRAADLDATLAALRSR, encoded by the coding sequence ATGACCCCCCACCCGACCCCCATCGCATTCGAAACCGATCAGGCTCGCGAACGACTGCACGAATTCACCGTGGTCGACGTGCGCACCCCCGGTGAGTATGCCTCCGGCCACCTGCCCGGGGCCCTCAACATCCCCCTGGACCAGATTCGGCGAGCCCTGCCCGAGCTCCAGCACGCGGCCGATCACGGCGGCCTCCTCGTCGTGTGCGCCTCCGGAGCCCGCTCGGAGAACGCCTGCAAGCTCCTGAGGGAGCAGGGCATTCCGGCGGCCACCCTCGTCGGCGGCACGGGCGCCTGGGCCGCTCAGGGGCACGACCTGCACCAGCCCGCCGCCTGTGACACACGCGCCCGCTGGAGCATGGAGCGGCAGGTGCGCTTCACCGCGGGGGCGGTGGTGCTCCTGGGGCTGCTCCTCGGCTTCCTGGTGCACCCGGCCTTCCAGATCCTCTCGGCCGGCATCGCAGGCGGCCTCGTCTTCTCCGCGGTCACCGACACCTGCGGCATGGCGGCCATGTTGGGCAAGCTGCCCCACAACCGGCCCCGCGCCGCCGACCTCGACGCCACGCTCGCCGCGCTGCGCAGCCGCTGA
- a CDS encoding permease, whose protein sequence is MTVTEDASPGASTHGPAHPRGGRPGKEDRRLSSPLVLTLTLLLAVLAQSPIRGLLATPRMQSWTTVFVAVTVQALPFLVLGVLLSAAIAVFVPPSFFARALPRRPALAVPVAGVAGAVLPGCECASVPVAGALVRRGVTPAAALAFLLSAPAINPIVLTATAVAFPRNPEMVLARFLASLLVACAMGWLWHRLGRTDWLRPPAHGAHEGATRGETFWNSVRHDIMHAGGFLVLGAMAAATLKAVTPPDWLRTAAGSPLFSVLALAVLAVLLSICSEADAFVAASLTQFSPTAKLVFLVVGPMIDLKLFAMQAGTFGRAFALRFAPATFVLAVAGAVLTGVVLL, encoded by the coding sequence GTGACCGTCACCGAAGACGCCTCGCCCGGCGCCAGCACGCACGGCCCGGCACACCCACGCGGCGGCCGGCCGGGCAAGGAGGACCGGCGGCTCAGTTCCCCCTTGGTGCTGACCCTGACGCTCCTGCTGGCGGTGCTCGCCCAGTCCCCGATCCGCGGGCTCCTCGCTACCCCGCGGATGCAGAGCTGGACGACGGTGTTCGTGGCGGTGACCGTCCAGGCGCTGCCGTTCCTGGTGCTGGGCGTGCTGCTCTCGGCGGCGATCGCGGTGTTCGTGCCCCCGTCGTTCTTCGCGCGCGCCCTCCCGCGCCGCCCTGCCCTGGCCGTTCCCGTGGCAGGGGTCGCGGGTGCGGTGCTGCCGGGCTGCGAGTGCGCGTCGGTGCCGGTGGCGGGCGCTCTGGTCCGCCGGGGCGTCACCCCCGCGGCGGCCCTCGCGTTCCTGCTGTCCGCTCCCGCGATCAACCCGATCGTGCTGACCGCGACCGCCGTCGCCTTCCCCCGGAACCCGGAGATGGTCCTGGCCCGGTTCCTGGCGAGCCTGCTGGTGGCGTGCGCGATGGGCTGGTTGTGGCACCGCCTGGGCCGTACGGACTGGCTGCGCCCACCGGCCCACGGTGCACACGAGGGCGCGACCAGGGGGGAGACGTTCTGGAACTCGGTCCGGCACGACATCATGCACGCCGGCGGCTTCCTGGTGCTCGGCGCGATGGCCGCGGCCACGCTGAAGGCGGTGACCCCACCGGACTGGCTGCGCACGGCGGCCGGCAGTCCGCTGTTCTCCGTCCTGGCCCTCGCCGTCCTGGCCGTCCTCCTGTCCATCTGCTCGGAGGCGGACGCGTTCGTCGCCGCTTCCCTCACCCAGTTCTCCCCGACGGCCAAGCTGGTGTTCCTGGTGGTGGGCCCGATGATCGACCTCAAGCTCTTCGCGATGCAGGCCGGCACCTTCGGCCGCGCCTTCGCGCTCCGCTTCGCCCCGGCGACCTTCGTGCTGGCCGTGGCGGGCGCCGTCCTGACGGGTGTGGTACTGCTGTGA
- a CDS encoding OsmC family protein, with translation MTGTAPHTINVTRPQDTAVHTLDVTHVDGDAYAIDVRGHRMQVDQPAEAGGADTAPTPTELFAASLATCVAFYAGRYLIRHGLSRSGLQVRAEFVMATDRPARVASVRIVVVPPPGLTEQRRTALLAVASHCTVHNTLSRPPEIDIELA, from the coding sequence ATGACCGGCACCGCACCGCACACCATCAACGTGACCCGGCCGCAGGACACCGCCGTACACACGCTCGACGTCACCCACGTCGATGGTGATGCCTACGCCATCGACGTCCGCGGTCACCGGATGCAGGTCGACCAGCCCGCCGAAGCGGGCGGCGCGGACACCGCACCGACGCCCACCGAACTGTTCGCGGCTTCTCTGGCCACCTGCGTCGCCTTCTACGCCGGCCGCTACCTGATCCGCCACGGTCTGTCCCGCTCCGGGCTGCAGGTGCGGGCCGAGTTCGTCATGGCCACCGACCGCCCGGCCCGCGTCGCCTCCGTGCGCATCGTGGTCGTCCCGCCGCCGGGGCTCACTGAGCAGCGTCGTACCGCCCTGCTTGCCGTCGCCTCGCACTGCACCGTCCACAACACGCTCAGCCGGCCACCCGAGATCGACATCGAGCTGGCGTGA
- a CDS encoding TIGR03943 family putative permease subunit, translated as MNRQAQAAVLFLLGAALLHAGTTGLYLRYVKAGLRPLLLASGAVLVVAALATAWYERRRHRSSRHTAEHPEPRISWLLLLPLLALILVAPPALGSYSAVRTGTALQRPYGYGLLPAGDPVPLSVVDYASRAAYGHGRSLHGRAVRVTGFLALDHAGSPYLVRMALNCCAADAQPVKIALTGELPPVLRPDAWLEVTGRYATGVAHDPVNNGPIPYLKVTSARPVPVPHDPYDETWNN; from the coding sequence GTGAACCGCCAGGCCCAGGCCGCCGTCCTGTTCCTGCTCGGCGCCGCCCTGCTGCACGCCGGCACCACCGGCCTCTATCTGCGCTACGTCAAGGCGGGCCTCCGCCCACTGCTGCTGGCCTCGGGAGCGGTCCTGGTCGTGGCGGCGCTGGCGACGGCCTGGTACGAGCGCCGGCGCCACCGCAGCTCCCGCCACACCGCTGAACACCCCGAACCACGCATTTCCTGGCTCCTGCTGCTGCCGCTGCTCGCCCTCATCCTCGTCGCCCCGCCAGCCCTCGGCTCCTACAGCGCGGTGCGCACCGGCACGGCCCTGCAGAGGCCGTACGGCTACGGGCTATTGCCCGCCGGTGATCCGGTCCCGCTGTCCGTGGTCGACTACGCTTCCCGCGCCGCCTACGGCCACGGTCGCTCACTGCACGGCCGCGCCGTCCGCGTCACCGGTTTCCTCGCCCTGGACCACGCCGGCTCGCCGTACCTGGTCCGCATGGCCCTCAACTGCTGCGCCGCGGACGCCCAGCCGGTGAAGATCGCCCTGACCGGCGAGCTGCCGCCGGTACTGCGCCCGGACGCCTGGCTGGAGGTGACGGGCAGGTACGCCACAGGGGTCGCCCACGATCCGGTCAACAACGGGCCCATCCCCTACCTGAAGGTCACGTCGGCCAGACCGGTTCCGGTGCCGCACGACCCGTACGACGAGACCTGGAACAACTGA